A segment of the Crassostrea angulata isolate pt1a10 chromosome 10, ASM2561291v2, whole genome shotgun sequence genome:
CATAGagttatattacatgtattataacaatTACAGCATATCtgcaaatttcacaatattaattttaaacatttgtatttttgacatatttacaagTACATCGATATTGTATCtgatattgtttttcaaatataaaactaatTCATTATATGTCTCTGTTTTCTTTTGAGATctacaacacattttatatttaaatatcttgtAAGCTATGAATGACACAATAGTATTAAAATAGCGTATTTTTGTATTTCtctcaaaataaaaacccaaaataACATGTTTCCACTGTATATCAAATCCTATAACTAAGCTTAAAGTTGACCATATCATCTTAACATGTTCACActcaaaaatcaaatgttttacatCTTCATTTTCGCTACACATATTACAAGAAGCAGAAGACctatatttgcatttaaaaagaaaGCTGTTACAGCACACTGTATTGTTCAGCATTTTGAAGTTAAATTCACATATTCGTTTGTCATATAAatcttttactttgtttttgtatatGTCATTCCAATATTCTTTTCCCACTGAAAACAGTCTTTTAAACAATGCCTGGTGACAGGGaggtttgaattttttgaacaataaattttcgtaaaaaaatttacatttcttgtcttcaatacaatgtaaaccattaataaaaagaaaatcacaattggatactttttgtatatattgacaacatttcatatcaaatgttagtgattttttatatattgcatTTCTAACTATTCTATATTCACACATCCAGTTAGCTTTTTGTTTTAGAGTACATGACAATTCTTGAGGCGTTTTGAATTGGCCATCAGCATTAAAAAGATCCTTTTCATACAATATGCCGCTTTGAATCCATCTGTTATGACagattgttttattatcaaattgaaataaaatattgttccaAATTGGTTGTTTAGCAAAATTTATATCAGATAATTTATTAATGtcaatggttttttttacaatcattgAAACTACAAAATACTTCTCTATAAAAAATAGGAAGtttaacaattatttcaaaatttgagttattaGTCTCCGATACGTTTAATACATAATTGATATCTACATTTAAAATTCTTAGATAACTATCAACTATTTTGTTAATTATGCATGTTTTGTCAATCAATATTCTACACCATGCAGCTTTCAAGGCCTTCAACTTCGACTCAATATCAACATCTCCTATACCGCCATCTTCTTGCCTTCCAATTACAGTGTCTCTTTTTATTCTATCTCTtttattccaaataaaattaaatatactcTTTTTCAGTTGTTTAATATACTCAGGGTCAGGCATGGGTAAAtcatcgtcggatacccacgggtgatcgcgtcttttacttatcacgataagtaaaagacgcgatcacccgtgggtatccgacgatggGGTAAATAGAACCCacataaattattttagatatagcTAGTGAATTAACAATGCATGCTTTTCCAAATatagttaattttctttttttccaggacTCGAACAGTTTTTCCATATTTTGAAAAGAGTGTAACCAATTAAGTTCATAGCATTGATTTTTGTTATGTCCAATGTAAATACCCAAACATCTAACAGCATCGTTGGTTACATCAATGCCgctaatattattatatttgtcTTTTAAACTACCAAGTAGTATACACTGcgttttgtttatattaacttTTGATCCAGCGTGTTTACAGAATTCTTCTACAGTCCTTATTGCAACatttaaagaagaaatatttttcaaggctAAAGTGACATCATCCGCATGTTGTATAGTTTTTAAATCGTCTACcatgtttgatatatttattcctTGAATTTCtgaattgtgttttaatttataaGCCAATATTTCCGCGACAAACAGATATAGAAGTGCTGAGATAGGACACCCTTGTCTTATGCCTCTTTTCATTTTGCAAGTTTTAGAAATCCATCCATTGTTCTTAACTCTAAAAATTGGATTTGTGTAAAGAATTTTGAcccatgaaataaaattttcccCAAAATTAAAGTGAACAACAATGTTAGTTAATGCACAAAGTAATAAATAACCATGACATCAATGAGTGATTTAAATGAGACAATCgatgtatttttcaaaagaaaactaTTCAAAACATTGTGTATATGAGAATACAGAGATGATAAATGAGAGAAAATGAGAATAAAAGAAATCTAAAACTGTTTTGAAACTGTGAATTTTGTCTCAAGTTTGTATGGTATGTATGATAAAAGTCTTTggcattaaaaattattttatattgatacAAAACTACAGTCGCGTGCCATAGATGAGTTCGCAAAATGACCGCCTAACATAGTTTTTTCTGTTaggtagattttaaaaagaaaataaacctATTTTCTACGATAACCAGAATTAGAATATCGTCCATTGATTCTCCAATTTGTTTCTGCCTTCCCCGATGTTATTATTttagttattcccctttgataAACAATTATCGTCTGCAGACCAACATGGCACCAAACCGGAGAAAAAATATGGGAAGGTAGTCGTCATACAGATGTCAGATGTTGGATTTTAAATGTCTAAAACTGGGAGGATGATCGGAATATACGGCAAAAACTGTGAGGTAAAGTTTTTAAACACGGAGTGATGCTGAAATCGTAAGTGTAAGTGATAATTGTTGAGAAAGGGCACCGCTAGATGACCGAATGTCGTTTTAGAATCCTAAGAAATAACAGAAAACATGCTTTTAAGAATCGGAAGGCTTGATTTACTGCAAGATCAGACTCTAATGTGTCGAATATAACCATAATTAGATTGCTTCTTAACATCCATCGTTTATCACTTTACAAATCGCCGatagtttgttaaaaaaaaagataacacaaATTCTATGTCCAATTAGACCGCAAAGAAACACAGTATCAACACAGTTTTGGGCATACATAACGTtcagatattaatatcattacaACATAGCAAAAGTAGGCGCCCAGCGATTTCGGACATAATGATGCCGAACTTGTTTGTTCCCGGTCAAGCGGATGCACGAGTGTGGATTGTGGCCTCTTTGTTCAACCCAGAATCCCAAACTCGCTCTATGTGGTCTCAACAAAAACGGACTTttcgtgggttttttttaataaatcagaGAATTCGGGGATTTGATTAGCTTTTGCCTCCAGAATTTCTGTCATAATGGCTACCAGTTTTTCCGTAAATCTTGGAGACGGAATGATAGGCTTTCCGATTTTTTTGGCATCAAGTGCAATAGTAACTGATTGAATAGATGTTACTCTAGGAATGTCCCCGCTGCGCATTGCCTTTATGTATTGGAATGCATGTTCAGCTGATTTGTGTGAGATGCCCAATACGTTCAACTCACAGGGGTAGAAATTGGAAGGGTAAATATCACGCCCGGCGAAGGGAAGCACATTGTTTACAGATTCAACATGGAATTCACATGACTCGTCGCCTGGTGGATGGCCCTCATGTTTGAAAACTTTACATGTTTATTGTTAGGACAATCTCTAATAAAGTGTGTATCCTCCCAGCAGTTGGTGCAACGGGGGTTATGTTTTGTAAAGGGTTCACCATGGTGATAGATGGAACAGCGCAGACGGTGCAGGTGGATGTACGTGGAAGAAAGACACCCTCGTCTAACGCTTTCACGTAAATGAACCGATTTCCGTTAAGGATGCTCGTCATCTTCCTGGTTACTTGATGGCGGATTTTCTCATATTTGATACTAGTAAATGACACATTGAAGTTTTTGAGCATGTCAAAAACTTCATTGTCATCGACAGACAAGGATATACACCTTTGACTGTAATTTTGATGACATTATCAGACGGGTCAGTAAGACCGGCTGAATATCATAAACTTTGACATTTGTGTTTCTAAAATGAATTccctctgttttattttttaatttttgatctGCTTTCTGTAGATTTTACATATATCCTCCACAGGACTGTATTTTTTGTACGCAAGTGAGATCACTGATGCTTTTGGTTACAGACATAGATAGATCAAAGTCGGAGATACGGGTAGACCCACATTGGATCTCCCTGTCCCTCAGATAAACCGGTTTTATGAGATCCATAATACCGTTAGATACCGTTAGATAGTCACTGGTCACTAAGTGTACATAACGTATCTAGGGTCAGCAGCCCGTGTAAGTAACCAGTAAAATGCGATGCTCACACAAAAgttttttaattcagttaaatttggctttcaaataaaattatttagcTGAAAAAACACGAACATTTCACTCACAGTTATACATCCAAAGAAGCATCCAAAGGAATTATCAAAAGATACAATAACTCCTTTAGACAATGTCAAAAAAACACAGAGCCGATATAAGTACCGTCATATGACCCCATGTCTTGTGACCAAAAACACAATCAGCAAGTTAACCATCAggtctattttaaacttttatatataatgtttataGCCTAAACTATTATTacgtaaagaaaaaaatccagttatttcAACTttacaatttaaacattttcctacatcTTATTACACAGCTCTTAATCTAAAGAAAATGTGCATTATAGTTTTAGCCTGGCCATTGCTTACCAATGAATCTGAATTAAcattattgttacatgtatttacgttGTAATTTAACTTCCAATcatttttgcatatatatatatatatatatatatatatatatatatatatatatatatatatatatatatatatatatattttattttatttcaagtacTGCATATGTTATATTCCTGAACTATTTCTTAAAGTTTAAGTGGCAGTGAAAAGGGCCCTAGAAGTCAGCTCTTGCTCTAAGAGCAATCATCCAGCTAAAAAAAGTCAACGTGTTTGCCAAATACAATTGAATTTCATACTATTCAATAAGAAAATCTTTActgattatatattttaaaataattttttcaaatatttctttcaatttaTTCCTATTGCCCTAATATTGAACCATAATTTTAACGATTCTTACATGTTCCATAAAATTGTGCAAATCCTTTCGGCCAGTATTATTATTACTTGTGATTTATCCCGTCAAAGTTAAATAATTTGGAATGTGCAATACACATATAATGTCGTTGGAAATGTTGTCAATTTTGAAGGAGTATTTCTTGAtatctttctttattttcctatatgtttatgattattatgattatataatgcttttatcaatatgtgtatgtatatatctttaaacaaaaaatattcaagcTTAAACAACCCCTTCTTATTCAACATAATTAATGAAGATGCATATTAAACTTATTTTATCAAAACTATCAAAAGAACAGTTCTAAACTTATACATTAGCCACAAAACATgcaaaatgatattaaaatgatatcaaactAGGAGTCATCCCGTAGCATTGAGGTTGTCTCTAAATCTACATTGCAAGGGCATAAACTTATGTGATCAtgtgaatttattttataattttataattcagttgagaattttgacatgattatgcccttgcaatattgaattttttaactgACAAAAACTACAAATACGTGTACCatgcttgtaccatgcgactgccatatcacgtgaccactatgaacataaaatattgtactattttatagatattttcgaaatatattgcatttgagtgactgttattgattttgaaaaggacatgccagttgaactaaagtatacgtgttttcatcacaaaaatttgctgATATTTATATTggccgccttaactgtactgcaaAGTAAAATTGTAAATCAGCTAAAGTCTAagttacaaataaatattgatgatTACTCattgtggccttcaactcaacatttatgcattttgaagacgtattatcaattaacaattcttattttaaatttacgCCGACTCAATATATCCAAGTGAACTTGAAGTAAAAGATACCACACGACCTGTGTCATCTGTtttatgttttgatattttagtgGAAAATCTTAGTGGTAATCTTTCAAAAAGCACTATAATAAATGcaatgacttcaatttttctatcgTCAACTTTCCTTACGTATATAGCAATATACCTTTATAACCTGCATATAAAGGTTATGTCTCTCAATTGATTGGATCGCATGGGCATGCTCTACTCATGAATTTTCTAAAACAAGGCAAGCTACTGTCAAACAAGTTGTTAAACAAGAAGATCAACAGTCGCGATTGAAGTCAATTATTTCTTAAGTTCTATGGTCAATACAACGATCTTGTCAGCAAATATAATCTTCCGCAAGGTCAAATGCTCACTGACGTTTTTCTTACCTATTCTTAAGCCATtattatttaccgaattgtcTACGGATTTTTCTTTTCAAGTAGCACTTgacgggtgtgaccggtcagcagaggatgcttactcctctaTGACACCTGACCCTACCTGCGCAGCATTGTTAAAGTGTCCCGGTGCTAAAATACGGCTAAaaaggatatttttttaatcaacgaACAAATACTCTGACCGgatgtatttcttaaaatctacATAACATATATTGACaacaatgttaaatatttaagaaataaagttcgagttatcgtgaatgttgcagaataacctccgaggttaagaaatgttgttttgaaataataaaaaagtcgaGACGTTAGCCGATTCTATTGACTAGCATTAAAGAGAGCATttgtgtaaagaaaaaaaagaagttttaagactatttcattgtaattcacttttaacgttacGACATATTCCATGACAACTATCGAATGGAATGCATATCGTGATGTCTAAGttgttatgacgtcatattgtatgaagtacagacaagtgactctCTACACATCGCTGTgggaagccttaacataccTGCCTGTAACTTTTTGTAGAGGTCcttgtttgctctgctcctgttttgtattttattttggacatttgattttgaacactctCCGTTATCATCACTTTGCACTCGCATTTATTAATCAACTATCGGCAAAAATAAGTCCCTACACTCTGAAATTTGAACTTAAGAATCACCTGTACATGACCTTCCGCTTTTAAACAGAAATTAGTAAATGTAGCGGATACACATTTTATGGTTTtggagaagtacatgtatagaattcACATCCACGGTGTCTTTAGATAAACGCATATTCTTTGGATGCATGAATGAGGTAGGGTCGGTCATGACATGGAACGTAAATGTgccttttttattaaaaacaattagcaaaatatacattcaaataagaaagaaagaaatgtttAGTTGGAGAAGACATAAagctaatgaaataaaatatcaaaacaaaattaaattacaggATATTACAACTTAAGGTTTGACAATTTCAACAATAAAAGGCATTCATGTACGGATGTGTAAGATAGTTGAGATCTGACAAcaagtaaaaaatgaaaaaaaaaaacatacatcaGGGAGATGGTGGAAACTAAAAAGAAAAGATACTATAATCACGATAATGAGTGGATGAATGAGAGAAAGGTTTAGAAAGCATGAAGGATTCAGTCACTTTTATCACCAAGATGCAAAATCATTCAATcatcttatttcaaaataagacaGTGTCTAGTATACAGTCTCTGTTTGAAAAGATTTAAGACAACGTTGATCCAGCTACTGGTCTGAGACACTCGCGTCGACGACaacttaaaatatttgttttaataccAACTAGATTCCATTTCTTTGAAGGATTATATAACGTTTCCATAACGTTGCAAATATTCTTCataaagttttttatttttatatatctgtGTTATGTATAAATTCTACAACTTTCTAATATTCAAAACTGATAAgtgtatattattataatatatgctCTATCTCGACTAccaaagggttttttttcaggatgttataaaatatatatcagaCACAATAAACCTTTAAGTTTATAAGAGACAATCGACTACTAGTATATTGCCTCGCCTACATGATGAATATTATGCTAACATTCTAATCACAAGTAGAAAACAGTGAAATGTAGTGATAACGAAATTTTATTAACCAaaattagaggtaggatcaggtgccatggaggagtcaGCATCTTCTGCTGGCCGGTCACACCTTCCGTGTgatctttgtcgtaatcgggagaCTGGAATACCGTAGACAATTCGGTGATGAATAATGGCCTATCAATAAGTATGAAAATCGTCAGTCAGCATTCGACTTAGCGGACGATTGTGTCTGCTGACAAGTCTAATAAGCATCAATCTGTAATTTTAACATGAactaaacaaacaaacaaacaaaatgatgTGTCTGTTGACTTTATCGTTTATTGCTATGCGTATAAAAGGAAATCAAAAGTCTGCTTTACAATTTAAAACCCGAGAAAGAAGACCAATCCCAAAGAGCCAGCTCCCCAGCACCATACACTAATATTGATACCACGTCGTTTTTCTCCATTTTAAGGATGACGGTTGATGATCCAGTCTCATAGTTGTTTCCCCCTGTTTTCCCATCGACATGACAGTAACTTACAGGTTTGCTATTTATGACGAGTTGCGTACTGAACCTAGCTCCTGGGCTAGATGCAATAGTCCACGTAAAAGAATAGTGACCTTTGTTTGGAGCGGTGAATTTGCCCGTGGTAGGGTTATAAGCTTTTGCGGTGTTTAATGTAACGGTACCGAAAACAACGATGTCCTTTCCTTTTAAATTCTTCTGATCTTTTGACAGTCGTGCATGAAATGCAACTACATCTgcaaaaaacaaacataaattataaaaattggaAGTACTTGTTACAAGATTTCATAAGGTAACATACAATTTTTCTCCACTGACGcatgaaaatgttttgattgtAACCTTACCAAACATATAAGTCCAACATCAGATTCTATTTgatgttttatcttttatatgaaagtgtttaattcttttgatgcttttatttttatttttaggatAAAATGTGGgggaaaaaatcaaactttttaaataccttcacttgttttttttaccattttgcAGCTGAATTGATCAATTACTGCATGCACCGTAATAATAAGGGAAACACTTGTTTCATATCTTTGGTATATCCCTACTACACCGTACtaccaattttatttttttgtttttattcggATATTTTTAACACAGAAGCTTGCAAGGTTTTTAAGTTAATTATACAGTTTGAATTAAGGTaaaggtatttttttattaaaccgtaagttattaaaaaatataattatacctCTTTCTTCACACTGTTTATCTTGATATCCCATTCTTCTACAGACGGTATTGTATTTATCATACTTGGCGATAAAGTCGTCACTTCTACTAACTCCCaacaacagaagaaaaaaaagaactgtTCCATGCCTGAGGAAATGAGGAAATTAACGATCTGAAATTTCCTAAGGAGACATTTAAATTGAAGCtttcaacaaataaaaatgtatcaaacataattatatatcatcATTGAAAGACtcctatatatgtacataaatattatGTCATTGTAATaaatagttatatattttaaatgtagcTAACGCTTTACATTTATACGTTTTATGGTACatcagattttatatttaaacatcCTTAACTTTTCCTTTAACTGTATTCATCCTTATAACTAccaaaacaataatttgatGGAATTTAATTTACCTACCGTCTATATGCGGAAACAATTCTATCAGTAAAGAAATTCcatctttttaatcaatcaaaATCATAAACACCTACAATTTGAGATAAAAAGTAACTTACAGATTATCGACCTTTGAGGCGAATAGGAAACTCATTTAGATGTACGTGTGTGTGTTGGTCTGACAAATAAAGTATTCAGCGGTTAGGTATGGCATGTTATGGGTTtatgtatttacaaaaatatatgaatttcatGTGCATATCCTCATTAAAACGTAACATGATCTGTTGACTTGgtgttaattttgtttatatacacGGAAGATTGAAACTCATATGTTGGGCTTGTTTACTTTCACAAAATCGTTCATCttttaatgtattttgttttttggttttttttttttataatttattcacaaattatgcatttacatgtacaatcgTAACATTAAAAGATGAATGAAATTGGAAACACGAGTAACTAATTTTTTGAGATGATCCACCAACTATCCTTGACCTCATTTTCTTTTCGTATGTTCAATGAATGGGAAGAGTAGACGTCAACatatctaaaacatttaatGTATTCGAACAGTGATTTTGTAGAGGGTAAAATATACTTACATCTGTTAATATGAATAAACCTTTTTGCTAACAATATCAATAGATTAAGTGCTCTATACAATACAGGTATGGCATGTTTACATCCAAAAATTACTGTTTGTTCATTAAAACACACATTGATATTGCACAGGTTCTTTAGTTTTTCCTGTATTGTAATCCAAATGTTTCGTGCATGTAGACAACCATAAAAAGATGACTTATTGATTCCTTGGTTTCATGGCAAAATGAACACATTCCAGTatctaatattttgaatataaataaacgAGAGTTAGTGCACAgaattctatgtaaaatttggaaTTGGAAACTTATCAATTTTGTGTTCATTGTGACATTATGAGGAATCATAAAATATTGTTCCCATTCATTTTCTACAATATCTATAAACATTCTCTCTTCCCAATTGTGTTTTACATTTACAGGGGTTTCGGCGACAGATGATAAATATT
Coding sequences within it:
- the LOC128166646 gene encoding cerebellin-3-like, whose protein sequence is MSFLFASKVDNLHGTVLFFLLLLGVSRSDDFIAKYDKYNTVCRRMGYQDKQCEERDVVAFHARLSKDQKNLKGKDIVVFGTVTLNTAKAYNPTTGKFTAPNKGHYSFTWTIASSPGARFSTQLVINSKPVSYCHVDGKTGGNNYETGSSTVILKMEKNDVVSILVYGAGELALWDWSSFSGFKL